Part of the Mus caroli chromosome 1, CAROLI_EIJ_v1.1, whole genome shotgun sequence genome, attttttaggttttgtttttattttcactttcatcACGTCTTGGAGTCCATCTCTGGATCACCACTGCTGGATGTAATTAGTTGACTCTCACTGTGAGTCGGGAATGTAGAAGAGCTAGACCGGCAAACATTCGTGATACCGTGGCCTGGAAGGATAGGGGGTTTATCGCACACTTCACAGGATTGCTGGCCATCTTGTTGAGCTCCAGCTGGTTTAGTCTGGGGTCCTTGCCTTTGGGTGTCCTTCTGGAGACCATCCTTGAAGATGCTCTGTGCTGGTGGGTCTTGCTCCTTTTGTGACTTTGGCCCAGGCAGCTGTGGCTGTCCTTGTGCCTTCTCCTGTGGCTGTGCTTGTTGCTCTGGCTGTGCAGGTGGTGGCCCTTTCAAATCCTGTTGGGGTCCTTTTGAGTCCTGTTGGGGTCCTTTTGAGTCCTGTTGGGGTCCTTTTGAGTCCTGGTGTGGCTGAGATGTTTTCTCAAAAcgctgtttcttctcttcctcgcattttttttttaaatttcaagtcTCTGCCCTAATTTTTTCACAAGAAAGACACCTTTTTCCTTGAGCTCTCACAAACTGTCCTTGATGGCAAGccaaaactcaagaagaaaatgcctccctTCTGGAAGCCACGAGCCCTACAGTGCCCTCCAATGACGAAATAACTATTGGAAAACACTCACCAACCCCTCATGGATTTGACAGGACCTCAATCCAAGCTGTCttgcataaaatacaaaatgtttttgttaaatgttatttattttagacCCCTAAACACATGTTTTGTAAAGTAACATGAAgcaatttaatattctttcattttcgCAGACTTTCAGAAGCACAAGTGAGCCAAAAGAAAGCTGGTGAAATAATTATTGACCAGTAAAATATCTACTAAATATCTACTGTTGTCTAGCAATAATGGAGCAAATAATCTATTCactgttatttctttcctttttaaaatttgtatttttgttgttgttgttgttgttgttgttgttgttgaggcaggatctttctaCAGaaccctgactgttctggaactcactatgtagacctggctggcctcaaactcatagagaccctcctgcctccaactcccaaattctaggattaaagatgtgcaccaccactcctggtttCTCTCTGTCATTTCGATGGCTCTgcagaaaacaaggaaagagggTTCCCTGAAATATCTTACCACGCCAGTTCAATAATCCAAATATTAATAAGAGAAGTACCTCACTCAACTTAgcttagacattttttttcttgaatccaAATGCATTTTCTTGATCTTTCAAGATACTTTAagtcagttgattttttttcccttgtagtGCTGGAGAGCAAACACAGTCTTAGAATGCCAGGCAAGTAGACACCACTGCAGTAAACTCCCAGCCCCGAGTGAGACTCATCTCCCCACACCAGTTCCCCTAAATGGGTGAGTCTTCAAATGTATCAGAGAAGCATCCTGGGCATCTTGGCTACagcattttcttgcttttcccaAGAATTTTGGATCCATGTCTGTCACCAGAGATTAAGAAAGGAAATGTGGGTCACATATCTATTTTCACTACCCCGAGGATTACTTCACTTAACGTCGCTGGGATTAAGTACCCAAGAGCACTACAAAGTCAGCTAAAAATGTAACCAGACACTTAATCAGTGATGTGGAGAGGCTAAGCCACAGAGTGCTCATTTAACGTCTAAgatttttgaatatataaaattctaatcCTTGGATAGAGTACttattccctctctgtctgttcctccctctcttcctgtctctgactctgtctctctctctctctgtctatctctctctctgtctctctgtctctgtctctgtctctgtctctgtgtgtgtgtgtgtgttgtgtatgtgtgtacgcgtatgtgcatgtagaggccaagTTAAGACtcctttgtaaaataaataaataaaagcaggctTGTTAGAGGCTCTGAGGTCCTCAGACATTTCCCACAATCTTTCCCAGGTTGGAAAGTATTTACTGATTTTTAACTACTGAAAATAATAGATACTTATGTGAGGGAAgagattttcagaaaaaaaaaatgatttgtgtAAATGCAACACTTTTGCCTCATTATCTGGGCCTACCCTAGAAAGTTGGAAACAGAGGTGACACATTAAATGACCTCAAAAATAGACAGAGGTGTAATGGGGACATTCATTTTCCATTAtatgagagaaagggagggagggagaagggagagagtggagagggagggcTCAGATTTTCAGCTCAAGAGATGGTCAGACTTAAGAGAAAGTATAGGGATTGTAAATCTGGCTTGCACCTCTTTCCTAAAGAGAGCAAAGAAGTGTTGATGGAGTGGCCGCTgatctgggaggagagagaggaaactaaGCCACACAGACTGTGCATCTTCAAGAAGATGCAATCCATTTGGGGAGATGAGAGATTATCTCACTAAAAGGACATTATCTCAAGAAAATAACACAAATTCTGCATGAGTGTCCATAGGGCCAAGCACAGAGGGAAGCCAAACACTGGAGTCTCTGAGTCCAGATAGGCAGAGATtctcagaggctggaagaagTATAAATGTTGGTTGCCTTAAGCAATGAAATGGGCTTgagaagaagagaggcagaggaggaagaggaagacaaggagggagggagggagaaggggccTGTACATCAAGAAAGGTTACCAGGGTTAAGCTTGAATGATTAATATCCCACAACTAGGTGTGCAAGATACCTAGTGTAGTCACAGTGAAGACACAAAGTAAGGccgtgctggaggaggaggaggggagggaggatggttCAGTTTGGGAAGATGAAATTATTCTCTGTGTGGATGATGGTGGTGGTTACATTACCATGTAAATGTGCTAAACACTTCAGAAATTCACTCAAACGACTAAAGTGATGAATTAGATGCTATGTTTGTTCTTTTTAAGTCTTGAGGTAGACAAGGATAAAGGGGACAAATTTATTCCAAACTctgactctctttttcttttatgatccCTTATTAGCTATGTAAGCTTTACCTCAAATGGCATTTGATGGCAGTAGTCGATTAGCCAATAGTTTCCTCCTGTCTTACACAAAGCTCCTTTCTTGTTAGGatgcccatgctccagtggatggctctGCACCTATGCACTGCACTGACTGCACCCGGCAGTCTATGAAAAGAGAGCATGACGTTGGTGGCcggggggagggttggggggatTGGGGTTGGTATGTGTGTTGATCTGGGAGGACTTGGAGGAGCATAGGTGGTTGAGATGatcaaaacacatacataaatacataaatacatataaataaaatacatttgatgactaaaacacatacatatatacataaatacatataaataaaatacattttatatatacatatattgtacataaatatacatatacacataaatacatataaatgtatgctgcataagcatatgcatatatatatgcatatatatatgaaattcccaaagaatgaATTAAAGTGCCCATGTCCACCATAAGAGTCATTTCCCCCCTCAACATTATTAAAATAAGCATGGCCCTTAATGTTTAAAGAGATATCCTCTGAACAGTATATTATTGGGAAAGTTTTCACctagtttaagaaagaaagagaaggctaAACTATTAGGAgcattctccctcccttctttgctTTGTACGTTTTTATATAAGGACACAATGCTGAGATAACAGCGGCTCGCATGGCCATGTTCCATGCATCTAGAGAGATAAAAGATGATGGAGATTCTACCTGGAGCCTTAACAGCCTTGCTACGCTGCTAACCACCCTCAAGAATGCACCCCTCATTTTGCAAGCCACTTGTGCGTTGCATTCTACACGCAGACACATTCAGCAGACGTTGGTACAGTCCTCGTGCACGTTGCAAGGGCTCCATTTTGAGCTGGAATTTACTCCTCTTCACTGTGGTGAGCGAGAAGATCCATACAGCAGGGCACCAAAGCAAAAATGAGCACTGAGAGAAGAGATGTTCAGGGACCACATGGTGTGAGCTGGGAGAAAAGGAGGCAACTGGCCAGTGTTCTCCTGTGTATCGGAACCGCAAAACTCCCTTGTTCTGAGAAAAGGTGTTTATAAAGGAGATGCTGGGGAAGAGTATGAGCAAAGCCTGCCATTGAGAAAGATCTAGAAACAGGCAAGCAACAGTCCAGGAGAGATGAGGGTAGAAAACCAATAGGGCAGAGTACAAAGacgactggaaaaaaaaaaaaaaagaagataattctGTGTGCCATCTACAGCTGACCATTGTCCTTTCTCAACTCCACAGATGTCCCATGTTCTCTGGGGCATCACACTTCTATATTTGAGTGAATGTATCTCTCCACACATCTGGATAAATCCCCATCAGGACTGCGTGGTCTACTCTGATTCATAGAGAAAGATTCTAGAACTCCTTTATCATATGTTCACCCATTCGAAACACCTTTTGAGGATATTACAAACTCAATGTTTATTAAGCACATTTATTAGGTGATGGTATGCTAGCTGCCTCCGGAGCTGGTTAAACAGGAACTGACCAGAATGGGGGTAAGGCTCCATCTGTTTTCTTAAGATTCTGGCAGCCCTGGCAGGCAGGTCCAGGCATGGGGCAAGCTGTCAAATCCCAGCTATTTCTGTCCTGTGGCACTCTTCACAGGACCCAAGAGGCTCCAAGGGGCAGAGGACTGGAGTGAGAAACCACCTGATGTATTAGTGTGACCTAACTCTCCCTATGCACACcactaggtattttgttatttgtttgtattttaagggACACCTAAGGTCCCCCACAGGAAGTCCCTCCTAATGCTTTCCTAAAGACTGCACTATAAAATCCAAAAGAAGGCACAGTTGTGAACAAATGCATACAGTACCATTCTAACACTGGTGGGATACGGCTGGCCCCACCCACCAGGGATTAGTGACCCCACCCACAAGGCTCCACTTCCATTTTAGGACTTGATTCCCATGCACAGCATCTGATTCTGATCAgggatagttttttgtttgtttgttttgtttcttttggctcTTCTCTCAGCACTTAAAGAATGTAATACCGTTCCCTTGACAGCACGCAACCTCTCCAAGAGTGGCAGAGTCCCAGAGGAAATGTGTTTGGGTGATCATGAATTTCGGTGGAAAATGTGACACACACATGACCTCCTGGTCTCCGATGAACCATGTTCTACAACATCAGAAAGCCTTCTAAATTTGTACTTTGAGGAAAAAGCTCTCAAAGGAGCAATGGATGGTTCCCGTGGCCTCCTAACTCCACATGGCCCGGTCTCTTCAAGAATCTAAAGAGAAGCAAcgtagaggaggaagaaaaggcccACCCCTGCTCAGCTGCCAAGATCAGCAGAAAGCATAGAAGGTTTGATTTTCTACCCTGGTGCCTTCCCATTGTGTAGTATCAAACAACGAACTAATATAGAGTGTCTACTCTGGCTACTCAGGATGCACAGATGAGTCAGTTGTTTCTGTCAGCTGGTCTCTGCACTACACAAGTTTGAGGCAATTCCTTTTGCACCACTATCTGGTCCTCCTCGCATATGAGCATAAAATCACAACCAACATCATTAGTTAAGCCCAATCAGTTAGTGGAGAATAGAAGGACAATCATAGACTGTGGGGACTCTACATAATCTCTCATCCCTCCCCAGAGGATGGCCCTTCAAGCCTACCCAGTGTCGTTAGTGTGGAAAGCAAGCGGTAGTGGAGTGGCCAGTGTCTATACGCCTCTTGCCCCCGGTCCTTGTGACCCTACATTTGTGTATGAAGACACTGGGACGCTGCTCTGGGACCTGCTTTCAGGGTGGTGCACTTAGAATACATCCCAGGATGTTTTAAACAGGTTTTTGGCAGACAATATGAAGACGGCAGAGCTGCATTCTAATTAACTATCCTGTTCAAACCCGATAATAATATACATTTCATTTGCTGTAATGATCTTAATATTACCCCGTGAGTATGTAATGTCGTCATTGCTTCTTGGCCAGGGAGCTTCTTGTGTGTCTGATACAAGCTGAGTCTGTTCCTCAGCGCTCTCAAGAACGggaaaagaagacagaggcaggtggatttctgagtttgaggccagcctggtctacagagtgagttccaggacagccagggctacacagagaaaccctgtctcgaaaaaacaaaacaaaacaaaaaagaacggGAAAGAGGGAACTTGGTGTTCATTCCCTACACATTATGgtcatcaaagagaactcttagaTCAATCTCTCAGCTCCTTGGAGGTAGGAGTACTACTATGGAATGGGCTTGTGACTGGATTAATCAACCGTATACCCTCAAGCATGTGAGACTTCTTTGTCTCTTCatcttgccttttttttcccaaataagtACATGACGAAGCTCCCCTCTGCTAACATTAATAGCTGCCTTCAGCCACTACTCACCCATCACCAAGCATTCGCCATACAGGCATCATCCACATAGCACAAAGATTGTTTGCCTCAGAGTAACCTGTTGTCCGCTGCTTTCCCCTCAATGCTTCCCCAACCCTGGAGGTCACTCTCATAGCCACCGTTACTGTCTTCAAAGCCTTGTTCTATGCCTGTCTTTTTTGACAGCCATATGCTAGCatatctcttctttctctttcactggAACAGTCTGAAGGTAGGATCGCTGTCTCTGTTGCCAGCACCTTCAGGAGGGTTGCATGTAGtagatgttgaaaaaaaaattggttgaATTTATTGAAAACATTGGTGTATTGTGAGCAAACATTTGATGTTAGGAGGTACAAAGGAAGTGAGTTTAGATACTCTGATTAGCAGCTTCCATTGATCTGTGAGGGAACCACAAATGACAAGGGATCCTGTAGACTACATATGCATCCTGTGAAGCAGGGTCATGGAGACATGACAGGAAAGAAGCCTGGAAATTTCAGCTGAGCCTGATGGGCCAGCCCTTTGGGGACCACTGTCCAGTTTAAATGGGTTAAAAAACTGTCAAATCCTTCAAGTGGTTTCAATTAAACCTGTGGAACCCGCCCCACATGTCAGAAGCCAGTGCAaagcttccttcccctctctcattTATAGCTCCTACCAATGATTCCCGAGGGTTCTATTTCCCAAACCCATGTTTGTATCATCTCCTCGGCATTCAAGTAGACTGGAAATGAAGGCAAAAACAGATTGCTTAAGAGgcctctcctgctctcttctccTGTCCATCTCTAAATGTTCACCCCAGAAGTCCATGTGACAAGGCCAGTTAGAAGTATTCTGAGGACTAAGAGCCTCAGAGTTTCTGCGAAAGAGCACAGTTTTGAATGTCCTCTCTCCCTGACCAACTTTGCATGTGTAATTGGTCTTCTAAAATAATGGAACAACCATTATTGTTGTTGAGCATGTCTAGGGCTGTATACCCAGCCCTGAATTTTCTAACATCACACAGCCTGgcagagaagagggaacaaaTCTTATTATGTATTAGTGCCCTTCTTGGCAAAGGTCTAACCTTGGGCATCTGAGCCCCTAAGATACTCCCTTAGTTCAGCCTTATCAGCAAAGATTTGCCTAAGTTGGCATGAGCATTTTTTGTTCCTCAGAGGAAAGACATGGTCATATTATTTGATGCAAATTGTGgtgattcatatttaaaatggaGATTGGAAAATGTCGCTGGATGTGGTTAGCTTTCGTTCTGATGCCCTCAATGTCTCGCGAGACGCTTCACGTGACTCTGCAGCTGTGTAGTGGCAGGGTGCTAGGCTCCTCTGTCCCGGAAAGGCTGGTCTTCTATTAGTAGCAAGAGTGGTAAGAGCTGCACTTAGTGAATCTTTGCTTTGCACCAGGAGCTCTACCAAATCCCAAGAGCATGCATTAGCTCTGGTGTCAGTCTGCCCGAGATACAACAAAATACCAGAAGACATTTGCTCTCTCACAGTCCTGGGTACTGGAAACCCAGATTAAGATGTAAGAAAACCCAGCCTCTGAGGCCTTGCTTCCTAGGGAATGACTGCTCTCTCGTTTACTCTTTTGGATTTTTCTCTGTGATGGGTAGTGTGGAGGGGAGAAAGGTCTTTCTTGTCTAGGGATGAAGGTCCCACCCTTCAAACCTCATATTAACTTGATTGTCTCCACATAGGTCCCATCTCTAGTCACGTTAGAAGTTAACACTCCAACATAGGAGTACTAAGGGGACACAATTCAGTCTGTCACAACCTCACTAGGTCACAGGTAGCTTTAGAACTCATCACCTTACTTCTTATCAATAAACACGGACTTTTGCCCAACGTCTCTTCA contains:
- the LOC115030678 gene encoding putative uncharacterized protein DDB_G0294196: MGVNDTSGYESDNQITGRGLKKKQRFEKTSQPHQDSKGPQQDSKGPQQDSKGPQQDLKGPPPAQPEQQAQPQEKAQGQPQLPGPKSQKEQDPPAQSIFKDGLQKDTQRQGPQTKPAGAQQDGQQSCEVCDKPPILPGHGITNVCRSSSSTFPTHSESQLITSSSGDPEMDSKT